One Chordicoccus furentiruminis DNA window includes the following coding sequences:
- a CDS encoding bile acid:sodium symporter family protein: MKTLERVSGFVGKWMAAIVIAVAALALFKPEACSWISTSWINYLLGVVMFGMGLTLKPSDFAVVFRRPKDVVIGAVLQFTLMPLIAYALTVVFRLPAELAVGVILVGTCPGGTSSNVMTYLSHGDVALSVSMTAVSTILAPIMTPLLTLLYAGKTVDVNVAAMFISVVEVVLLPIVIGFVVNYFFSKFTQKAVKALPLVSTVAIVMIVAAVVSANSARIMTSGALILAVVICHNLLGYASGYGLAKLLRLDTTKCRAISIEVGMQNSGLATSLAATHFAQYPLATIPGAVFSVWHNISGALLASFFNHQSAKQAEEQKTAAAEN; the protein is encoded by the coding sequence ATGAAAACACTGGAACGCGTGAGTGGCTTCGTCGGCAAATGGATGGCGGCGATCGTAATCGCGGTCGCGGCTCTGGCTCTTTTCAAGCCGGAAGCCTGCAGCTGGATTTCCACATCCTGGATCAACTATCTGCTGGGCGTCGTCATGTTTGGTATGGGACTGACGCTGAAGCCGTCGGACTTCGCCGTCGTTTTCCGCAGACCGAAGGACGTCGTCATCGGCGCGGTGCTGCAGTTCACGCTGATGCCGCTGATCGCGTATGCGCTGACCGTTGTTTTCCGTCTGCCTGCTGAGCTCGCGGTTGGCGTTATTCTGGTCGGCACCTGCCCGGGCGGCACGTCCTCAAATGTCATGACATATCTCTCTCACGGCGATGTGGCGCTGTCTGTCAGCATGACGGCTGTGTCCACCATTCTCGCGCCGATCATGACGCCGCTGCTGACGCTGCTGTATGCGGGAAAGACCGTCGATGTCAATGTGGCCGCGATGTTCATTTCGGTAGTGGAGGTCGTTCTCCTTCCGATCGTCATAGGCTTTGTCGTCAACTACTTCTTCAGCAAATTCACCCAGAAGGCTGTGAAAGCCCTTCCGCTGGTCTCCACGGTGGCGATCGTGATGATCGTGGCGGCGGTGGTTTCCGCCAATTCCGCCCGTATCATGACGTCCGGCGCGCTGATCCTCGCCGTCGTGATCTGCCACAACCTGCTGGGCTATGCGTCAGGCTATGGACTGGCGAAGCTGCTCCGCCTCGACACGACGAAGTGCCGCGCGATCTCCATCGAGGTCGGCATGCAGAACTCCGGGCTCGCGACCTCTCTGGCTGCAACTCATTTCGCCCAGTATCCGCTTGCGACAATTCCGGGGGCGGTTTTCTCCGTATGGCACAACATCTCCGGAGCGCTTCTTGCTTCTTTCTTCAATCATCAGTCGGCGAAGCAGGCTGAGGAGCAGAAGACGGCGGCTGCGGAGAACTGA
- the lepB gene encoding signal peptidase I: MKKIIKEILPYALIVGAVLLLNRFVVINAKIPSQSMETTLMIGDRLFGNRLAYLNSDPKRYDIVIFHYPDDESQLFVKRLIGLPGDTIEVKNGVVYINGEHDDTDDEFTSTDLYDDFGPYTVPDNCYFMMGDNRAHSNDSRFWTTTCVRRDQIVARAGFRYWPLNKIGFVNQYSSN; encoded by the coding sequence ATGAAGAAAATCATTAAAGAGATTCTGCCCTACGCGCTGATCGTTGGCGCGGTGCTGCTGCTCAACCGATTTGTGGTGATCAACGCGAAGATTCCGTCCCAGTCGATGGAGACGACGCTGATGATCGGCGACCGGCTCTTCGGGAACCGGCTCGCTTATCTGAACTCTGACCCGAAACGCTACGACATCGTGATCTTTCACTATCCGGACGACGAGTCCCAGCTTTTTGTGAAACGTCTGATCGGGCTTCCGGGCGATACGATTGAGGTGAAGAACGGCGTCGTTTACATCAACGGAGAGCACGACGACACGGACGACGAGTTTACTTCCACCGATCTCTACGATGACTTCGGTCCATACACGGTGCCGGACAACTGCTATTTTATGATGGGCGACAACCGGGCGCACAGCAACGACTCCCGGTTCTGGACGACGACCTGTGTGCGCCGCGATCAGATCGTGGCGCGGGCGGGCTTTCGATACTGGCCGCTCAACAAGATCGGCTTCGTCAATCAGTACAGCAGCAACTGA
- a CDS encoding hydratase → MKLHTKGVYLLHGTELAESCAASRDDAAKGTMAYSILAAHNTSGSMDELKIRFDALTSHDITYVGIIQTARASGLTRFPLPYVLTNCHNSLCAVGGTINEDDHVFGLSAAKKYGGIYVPPMQAVIHQYAREMLAGCGRMVLGSDSHTRYGALGTMAMGEGGPELVKQLLNRTYDIRRPGVVAVYLTGSVRKGVGPQDIALAIIGEVFRNGYVKNKVMEFVGPGVHGLSMDYRIGIDVMTTETTCLSSIWTTDEKTEEYFRIHKRPEAYRTLEPADTAWYDGCIELDLGSVKPMIAMPYHPSCTYTIDEVNDHPYEILKETEERAKVAFGDKVKVDLTGKIRDGRLMVDQGIIAGCAGGGFENICDAADILRGRSIGSGSFSLNVYPASMPIMRELMKNGTLADLVDAGAVIKPAFCGPCFGAGDTPSNNAFSIRHSTRNFPNREGSKVQEGQISSVALMDARSIAATAANQGRLTSAEEYDGAFTKPAYFFDSQIYANRVFDSKGQPDPSAELVYGPNIKDWPAMPVLPENLLLKVVSEIHDPVTTTDELIPSGETSSYRSNPLKLASFALSRKDPDYVGRAQEVKKAEDALLGDGADGIGAAAAALPELGGVLETLKTSLGSAPETGELGVGSTIFAVKPGDGSAREQAASCQKVLGGWANIANEYATKRYRSNLINWGMLPFLIGPGDLPFANGDWIYIPGVAEKIREKAPEITAYVVKDGRTAAFSMKTGDLTDDEREIIEDGCLINYYRNHR, encoded by the coding sequence ATGAAGCTTCACACGAAGGGCGTGTATCTGCTTCACGGCACGGAACTTGCGGAGTCCTGCGCCGCGAGCCGGGACGACGCCGCGAAGGGGACGATGGCGTATTCGATTCTGGCCGCCCATAACACGTCAGGCAGCATGGACGAGCTGAAGATCCGTTTCGACGCACTGACATCTCATGATATCACCTATGTCGGCATCATTCAGACGGCACGGGCGTCCGGACTGACCAGGTTCCCGCTTCCCTATGTGCTGACGAACTGCCACAACTCGCTCTGTGCGGTGGGCGGGACGATCAATGAGGACGATCATGTCTTCGGACTGTCCGCGGCGAAGAAGTACGGCGGCATCTATGTGCCCCCGATGCAGGCGGTGATTCATCAGTACGCGCGGGAAATGCTGGCCGGCTGCGGACGGATGGTGCTGGGATCCGACAGCCATACGCGGTACGGCGCGCTGGGCACGATGGCGATGGGCGAGGGCGGTCCGGAGCTGGTGAAGCAGCTGCTGAACCGGACCTATGACATTCGCCGGCCCGGGGTGGTCGCGGTTTATCTCACCGGCAGCGTCCGGAAGGGCGTCGGGCCGCAGGACATCGCGCTCGCGATCATCGGCGAGGTCTTCCGGAACGGATATGTGAAGAACAAGGTGATGGAATTTGTCGGACCGGGCGTCCACGGCCTTTCGATGGACTACCGGATCGGGATCGACGTGATGACCACTGAGACCACCTGCCTCAGTTCCATCTGGACGACGGACGAGAAGACGGAGGAATACTTCCGGATCCACAAAAGACCGGAGGCGTACCGGACGCTGGAGCCGGCTGATACCGCGTGGTACGACGGCTGCATCGAGCTGGATCTGGGATCGGTGAAGCCGATGATCGCGATGCCGTATCATCCGAGCTGCACGTACACCATCGACGAGGTCAACGATCACCCGTACGAGATTCTGAAGGAGACGGAGGAGCGGGCGAAGGTGGCCTTCGGCGACAAAGTGAAGGTGGATCTCACCGGAAAGATCCGCGACGGCCGCCTGATGGTGGACCAGGGCATTATCGCCGGCTGTGCCGGCGGCGGGTTTGAGAACATCTGCGACGCGGCGGATATCCTGCGCGGCCGAAGCATCGGCAGCGGCTCGTTTTCGCTCAACGTCTATCCGGCCTCGATGCCGATCATGCGTGAGCTGATGAAGAACGGCACGCTGGCGGATCTCGTGGACGCGGGCGCGGTGATCAAGCCAGCCTTCTGCGGGCCCTGTTTCGGGGCAGGCGACACGCCGTCGAACAATGCGTTCTCGATCCGGCACTCCACGCGGAACTTCCCGAACCGGGAGGGGTCCAAGGTACAGGAGGGCCAGATTTCGTCCGTCGCGCTGATGGACGCTCGCTCGATCGCGGCGACGGCGGCGAATCAGGGACGGCTTACCAGCGCGGAGGAATACGACGGCGCGTTCACGAAGCCGGCTTATTTCTTCGATTCGCAGATCTACGCGAACCGCGTATTTGACAGCAAGGGACAGCCGGATCCTTCGGCGGAGCTCGTCTACGGACCGAACATCAAGGACTGGCCGGCAATGCCCGTGCTTCCGGAGAACCTTCTGCTGAAGGTGGTATCGGAGATCCATGACCCGGTGACGACGACGGATGAGCTGATTCCTTCCGGCGAGACTTCGTCCTACCGCTCGAATCCGCTGAAGCTGGCGTCCTTTGCTCTTTCGCGTAAGGATCCGGACTATGTCGGACGTGCACAGGAAGTGAAGAAGGCGGAGGATGCGCTGCTCGGAGACGGCGCGGACGGGATCGGCGCCGCGGCCGCGGCGCTCCCGGAGCTTGGCGGCGTGCTCGAGACGCTGAAGACCTCTCTCGGCTCCGCCCCGGAGACCGGAGAGCTCGGCGTCGGCTCCACGATCTTCGCCGTGAAGCCGGGCGACGGCTCCGCCCGCGAGCAGGCAGCCTCCTGTCAGAAGGTGCTCGGCGGATGGGCGAATATCGCGAATGAATACGCGACCAAGCGCTACCGCTCGAACCTCATCAACTGGGGCATGCTCCCGTTCCTGATCGGGCCGGGAGATCTGCCGTTTGCGAACGGCGACTGGATCTACATCCCCGGTGTGGCGGAGAAGATCAGGGAGAAGGCGCCGGAGATCACGGCCTATGTGGTGAAGGATGGCCGGACGGCTGCCTTTTCCATGAAGACCGGCGATCTGACGGATGACGAGAGAGAGATTATCGAAGACGGCTGTCTCATCAATTACTACAGAAATCACAGATGA
- a CDS encoding PucR family transcriptional regulator, protein MSGQDDLKRALGELNRVTGLHLTVEEEGPDSGETAERIGMLTEAFSERYDKAALLRGLLLGQIREDRLYQAAARFHLPDRIRRTVYLIECASQPGGDAERVVKSMFLSRTSDLFSQLDERRMVLIRAAQFSDTEESAERFAHTIVDMLNAEAMTAVRVGYDRPAERLTELAGALRHAAAALEIGRVFNAGETVMRYDRLGVGRLIHDLPEETCRLYLKEVFGTESPEGLDQETLEIINAFFENNLNISETARHLYVHRNTLVYRLEKLTAATGLDLRNFDGAMKLRLALMISDSLRARAGGDVQRNMQPKEGMK, encoded by the coding sequence ATGAGCGGTCAGGATGACCTGAAGCGGGCGCTCGGCGAGCTGAATCGGGTAACCGGACTTCATCTGACGGTGGAGGAAGAAGGACCTGACTCCGGGGAGACGGCCGAACGGATCGGCATGCTGACCGAGGCATTCTCCGAGCGGTACGACAAGGCCGCGCTTCTCCGGGGCCTCCTTTTGGGGCAGATCCGGGAGGACCGCCTCTATCAGGCGGCTGCCCGGTTCCATCTTCCGGACCGTATCCGGCGCACGGTCTACCTGATCGAGTGCGCCTCTCAGCCAGGCGGCGATGCGGAGCGAGTGGTGAAATCCATGTTTCTGAGCCGGACAAGTGATCTTTTCTCGCAGCTGGATGAGCGGCGGATGGTCCTGATCCGGGCGGCTCAGTTTTCAGACACAGAGGAGAGCGCCGAACGGTTCGCCCATACGATCGTCGACATGCTGAACGCCGAGGCGATGACAGCGGTCCGCGTCGGGTACGACCGGCCTGCGGAGAGGCTGACGGAGCTGGCCGGAGCCTTGCGCCACGCGGCAGCGGCGCTTGAGATCGGACGGGTCTTCAACGCTGGAGAAACCGTGATGAGGTACGACCGGCTGGGCGTCGGACGGTTGATACACGATCTTCCGGAGGAGACCTGCCGCCTCTATCTGAAAGAGGTGTTCGGAACGGAGAGCCCGGAGGGACTCGATCAGGAGACGCTCGAGATCATCAATGCATTTTTTGAAAATAATCTCAACATATCCGAGACCGCGCGGCATCTCTATGTGCACCGCAACACGCTGGTGTACCGGCTGGAGAAACTGACCGCCGCGACAGGGCTGGATCTGCGGAACTTCGACGGCGCCATGAAGCTGCGGCTCGCGCTGATGATCTCCGACAGCCTTCGCGCACGGGCGGGGGGAGACGTACAGAGAAACATGCAACCGAAGGAGGGAATGAAATGA
- a CDS encoding ABC transporter ATP-binding protein: MASLSLEHIDKTYPNGFKAVKDFNLDVADKEFIIFVGPSGCGKSTTLRMIAGLEDITGGTLKIDGKVMNDVEPKDRDIAMVFQNYALYPHMTVYDNMAFGLKLRKVPKDVIDKQVREAAKILDLDQLLDRKPKALSGGQRQRVAMGRAIVRNPKVFLMDEPLSNLDAKLRVQMRTEISRLHQRLGATIIYVTHDQTEAMTLGTRIVVMKAGEVQQIDTPQNLYDHPCNQFVAGFIGSPQMNFMDAKVSAKGGQVTVEVGGHTLEVPADKASALKAYDGKTVVLGIRPEDVHDEKEYLEKYANATIEAPIRVYELLGAEVFLYFDFAGSQMTARVNPRTPARAGDTVKFAFDMSKTHYFEKDTEKTITD, translated from the coding sequence ATGGCAAGTCTTTCACTTGAGCATATTGACAAGACCTATCCGAACGGATTCAAGGCGGTCAAGGATTTCAACCTCGATGTCGCGGACAAGGAATTCATCATCTTCGTCGGACCGTCCGGCTGCGGAAAGTCCACGACGCTCCGTATGATCGCCGGCCTTGAGGATATCACGGGCGGTACGCTGAAGATCGACGGCAAGGTGATGAACGATGTCGAGCCGAAGGACCGTGATATCGCGATGGTCTTCCAGAACTATGCTCTGTATCCGCATATGACCGTGTATGACAACATGGCGTTCGGCCTGAAACTCCGCAAGGTCCCGAAGGATGTCATCGACAAGCAGGTCAGAGAGGCGGCCAAGATCCTTGATCTTGATCAGCTCCTTGACAGAAAGCCGAAGGCTCTGTCCGGCGGCCAGAGACAGCGTGTCGCGATGGGCCGTGCGATCGTCCGTAACCCGAAGGTCTTCCTGATGGACGAGCCGCTGTCCAATCTGGACGCGAAGCTCCGTGTTCAGATGAGAACCGAGATCTCCAGACTGCATCAGAGACTCGGCGCGACGATCATCTACGTCACGCATGACCAGACCGAGGCGATGACGCTCGGAACCAGAATCGTCGTGATGAAGGCCGGCGAGGTTCAGCAGATCGATACTCCGCAGAACCTTTATGATCATCCGTGCAACCAGTTCGTGGCCGGATTCATCGGCTCGCCGCAGATGAACTTCATGGACGCGAAGGTGTCCGCGAAGGGCGGCCAGGTGACAGTCGAGGTCGGCGGCCATACCCTTGAGGTTCCGGCCGACAAGGCGTCCGCCCTGAAGGCTTATGATGGCAAGACGGTCGTGCTCGGCATCCGTCCGGAGGACGTCCACGACGAGAAGGAATATCTTGAGAAGTACGCCAACGCGACGATCGAGGCGCCGATCCGCGTCTACGAGCTGCTCGGTGCTGAAGTGTTCCTGTATTTCGATTTCGCGGGCTCCCAGATGACTGCCCGTGTGAATCCGAGAACGCCGGCAAGAGCAGGCGACACCGTGAAGTTCGCGTTCGATATGAGCAAGACGCATTACTTCGAGAAGGATACAGAGAAGACCATCACGGACTGA
- a CDS encoding GreA/GreB family elongation factor: protein MHDRLTKGDIEKMQAEIDERRLKLQPQLIAEVQEARAQGDLSENFEYHAAKSAKRQNESRIRYLENMIKTAVIIEDHAAADEVSMDKSVEVYFPEDDETETFRIVTTIRGNSLKNLISIDSPLGRALLHHKAGDTVHVKVNENAGYDVVVKRIGADEGEAGDTIRAF, encoded by the coding sequence ATGCATGACAGACTGACGAAGGGCGATATTGAGAAAATGCAGGCCGAAATCGATGAGCGCAGGCTGAAGCTGCAGCCTCAGCTGATCGCGGAGGTGCAGGAGGCCAGAGCACAGGGCGATCTGTCGGAGAATTTCGAGTACCACGCGGCGAAGAGCGCGAAGCGGCAGAATGAGAGCCGGATCCGCTACCTCGAGAATATGATCAAGACGGCCGTCATCATCGAGGACCACGCGGCGGCGGACGAGGTGTCGATGGATAAGAGCGTAGAGGTCTATTTCCCCGAGGACGACGAGACAGAGACTTTCCGGATCGTGACGACGATCCGCGGCAACTCGCTGAAGAACCTGATCTCCATCGACTCGCCGCTGGGGCGGGCGCTGCTGCACCACAAGGCCGGCGACACCGTCCATGTGAAGGTGAACGAGAACGCCGGCTACGACGTGGTGGTGAAGCGGATCGGCGCGGACGAGGGAGAGGCCGGCGACACGATCAGGGCGTTCTGA
- a CDS encoding carbohydrate ABC transporter permease, translating to MAAAAATVRKSSALSAGAKIRRGIGGFFINLILIVFSISCIFPIIWMLYSSLKEKRVFNADIVGLPKHPTLVNYIRILTNPDYHLAQSMLNSVRTTAISIVAIILFSFIVGYILARVKFRGNRALYVMFLMGMLIPIHSLLVPIYVVFKQCGISNKWYTLLLPYISFGLPMGIFLVEGFVKSIPTSLEEAAAIDGSSFSQTLWQIIFPICRPILTTVGIIQVFGCWNEFSFALVLIKDVSLQTVPLALTQFKGQFASDYPKQMAAMLITMAPVVILYFIFSKEIIKGMVSGAVKG from the coding sequence ATGGCAGCAGCCGCGGCAACAGTCAGAAAATCGTCCGCGCTCTCGGCCGGCGCAAAGATCCGGCGGGGAATCGGCGGTTTCTTCATCAATCTGATTCTGATCGTTTTTTCGATCTCATGCATTTTCCCGATTATCTGGATGCTGTACTCGTCGCTGAAGGAAAAGCGCGTGTTCAACGCCGACATCGTGGGCCTTCCGAAGCATCCGACGCTTGTCAACTATATCCGGATTCTGACGAACCCGGATTACCATCTCGCTCAGTCCATGCTGAACAGCGTCCGGACCACGGCGATTTCGATCGTGGCGATCATCCTCTTCAGCTTTATCGTCGGCTACATCCTCGCACGGGTGAAATTCAGAGGAAACCGGGCGCTCTACGTGATGTTCCTGATGGGTATGCTGATCCCGATCCACTCGCTGCTGGTTCCGATCTATGTGGTTTTCAAGCAGTGCGGCATCTCGAACAAGTGGTATACGCTGCTTCTTCCGTATATCTCCTTCGGCCTGCCGATGGGCATCTTTCTGGTGGAAGGGTTCGTCAAATCGATCCCGACGTCACTCGAGGAGGCGGCGGCCATCGACGGAAGCTCCTTCTCCCAGACGCTCTGGCAGATCATTTTTCCGATCTGCCGCCCGATTCTGACGACGGTCGGCATCATTCAGGTGTTCGGGTGCTGGAATGAATTCTCCTTCGCGCTGGTCCTGATCAAGGATGTGTCGCTCCAGACTGTACCCCTGGCGCTGACGCAGTTCAAGGGCCAGTTCGCTTCCGATTATCCGAAGCAGATGGCGGCGATGCTGATCACCATGGCTCCGGTCGTCATCCTCTACTTTATCTTCAGCAAGGAGATCATCAAGGGAATGGTCTCCGGCGCGGTGAAGGGATAA
- a CDS encoding carbohydrate ABC transporter permease — protein sequence MLTTIKPKHRTVFLYLLVPVAMFVFTVFVPLITAFVYSFFEWKGGPNKSFIGFQNYSQLFHDKIFWQAFGHNIYLVVACIIGQVGIAFVMVMLVNSKTARLKGIHRTFGFFPSTIAAVCIGLIWNMIYHYRYGLINWFLKAIGRGDLCQVWLNDSKHVMLYVTIPLIWQYIGYYMVIILSAIASIDTEIFESAEIDGANGFQKAVYITLPLIKNTMLVCITLCIAGNMKAFDNIYVMTSGGPGTSSMVMAMYGYTVSFEQSNMGYGSCISVAIFVLSLAVIGGSQWAIRKATEGKEA from the coding sequence ATGCTGACAACCATCAAACCGAAGCACAGAACCGTTTTTCTCTATCTTCTGGTTCCCGTCGCGATGTTTGTCTTCACGGTGTTTGTGCCTCTGATCACGGCCTTCGTCTACAGCTTCTTCGAATGGAAGGGCGGGCCGAACAAGAGCTTCATCGGATTCCAGAACTACAGCCAGCTTTTCCATGACAAGATCTTCTGGCAGGCCTTCGGTCACAACATCTATCTGGTAGTGGCCTGCATCATCGGGCAGGTCGGCATCGCGTTTGTCATGGTGATGCTGGTCAATTCCAAGACGGCCAGACTAAAAGGCATCCACCGGACGTTCGGCTTCTTTCCGAGCACCATCGCGGCGGTCTGCATCGGCCTGATCTGGAACATGATCTATCACTACAGATACGGTCTGATCAACTGGTTTCTAAAGGCCATCGGCCGGGGCGACCTCTGTCAGGTCTGGCTGAATGACTCCAAGCATGTCATGCTGTACGTCACGATCCCGCTGATCTGGCAGTACATCGGCTATTATATGGTGATCATTCTTTCCGCGATCGCCTCGATCGACACGGAGATTTTCGAGAGTGCCGAGATCGACGGGGCCAACGGCTTTCAGAAAGCAGTTTATATCACGCTGCCGCTGATCAAGAACACGATGCTCGTCTGCATCACACTCTGCATTGCCGGAAACATGAAGGCCTTCGACAACATTTACGTCATGACGTCCGGCGGACCCGGAACATCGTCGATGGTGATGGCGATGTACGGATATACGGTCTCGTTTGAGCAGTCCAACATGGGCTACGGGAGCTGCATTTCCGTCGCGATCTTCGTCCTGTCGCTGGCCGTGATCGGCGGCTCGCAGTGGGCGATCAGAAAAGCAACCGAAGGGAAGGAGGCGTGA
- a CDS encoding extracellular solute-binding protein produces MNRKKMVSTALAAALVAAMGATTVVSAATPVANNDLAYKGDINLMHFSTSEEAEGNGGSDGFRTTLKAWEDAHSDISVKENVLANDEYKTQIATLAAAGDLPDVFLLQGMNTKQWAKQGLIMDLTDTIKASPYYDDYEQDYFTPFKDGDKVYGYPVLTGGTCTVVIYDKQMWKDAGYDKFPDNWDDVEKASEYFNGKGITTVAFGNGGQWQANSDFLSTLGDRYTGKDWFQSLIDGSGAAFTDDKFVAALKEMQHLFTETKIFNEDFNSVTNEDAREYYISGDAAAFIGGNWDESYIAATLKADDEDKYNNIGFAVLPQPADATEDADSQNIGLGYAVAFNSKVADDPDKLAACIDLAQELTGPAFASYVAEKYALGGLTKVDDVDLSKFDQVVQDFYNYSYVDTTKCEIYDSYINSAVWGIMNQDLQSMLNGEKSPEDVAKDAQDAYEQNYLADAAGTASTADVESSAS; encoded by the coding sequence ATGAACAGAAAGAAAATGGTCAGCACAGCTCTGGCGGCCGCTCTGGTCGCAGCGATGGGTGCCACGACGGTCGTCAGCGCGGCGACGCCGGTCGCGAACAATGATCTCGCCTACAAGGGTGACATCAACCTGATGCATTTCTCGACATCCGAAGAGGCGGAAGGCAACGGCGGCTCCGACGGCTTCCGGACAACGCTGAAGGCGTGGGAGGACGCGCATTCGGATATCAGCGTCAAGGAGAACGTTCTCGCCAATGACGAGTACAAGACCCAGATCGCCACGCTGGCGGCGGCAGGCGATCTTCCGGATGTCTTCCTGCTTCAGGGTATGAACACGAAGCAGTGGGCGAAGCAGGGCCTGATCATGGATCTCACCGACACGATCAAGGCTTCTCCTTACTACGATGACTATGAGCAGGACTATTTCACACCGTTCAAAGACGGCGACAAGGTTTACGGCTATCCGGTTCTGACCGGCGGCACCTGCACCGTTGTGATCTATGACAAGCAGATGTGGAAGGACGCCGGATACGACAAGTTCCCGGATAACTGGGATGATGTGGAGAAGGCTTCCGAGTACTTCAACGGAAAGGGCATCACCACGGTGGCGTTCGGAAACGGCGGTCAGTGGCAGGCCAACTCCGACTTCCTGAGCACGCTGGGCGACCGTTACACCGGCAAGGACTGGTTCCAGAGCCTGATCGACGGCAGCGGCGCGGCTTTCACGGACGACAAGTTCGTGGCAGCGCTGAAGGAGATGCAGCATCTCTTCACCGAGACGAAGATCTTCAACGAGGACTTCAACTCCGTCACCAACGAGGATGCGCGTGAATATTACATCAGCGGCGACGCGGCGGCCTTCATCGGCGGAAACTGGGATGAGTCCTACATCGCGGCTACGCTGAAGGCGGACGACGAGGACAAGTACAACAACATCGGATTTGCGGTTCTTCCGCAGCCGGCGGATGCGACCGAGGATGCCGACTCCCAGAACATCGGCCTTGGCTACGCGGTGGCCTTCAACAGCAAGGTCGCGGATGATCCGGACAAGCTGGCGGCCTGCATCGATCTGGCTCAGGAACTGACCGGACCGGCTTTTGCCTCCTATGTGGCTGAGAAGTACGCCCTCGGCGGACTGACCAAGGTGGACGACGTCGACCTCTCCAAGTTCGATCAGGTGGTTCAGGACTTCTACAACTACAGCTATGTCGACACAACGAAGTGCGAGATCTATGACTCCTACATCAACAGCGCGGTCTGGGGCATCATGAATCAGGATCTTCAGAGCATGCTGAACGGAGAGAAGTCTCCGGAGGATGTGGCGAAGGACGCGCAGGACGCGTATGAGCAGAACTATCTGGCTGACGCGGCCGGCACGGCTTCGACGGCGGACGTTGAATCTTCGGCATCCTGA
- a CDS encoding LacI family DNA-binding transcriptional regulator: MNYIEAAKTIKETQRDGKEGPEMVSMRDISLRCGVSVATVSKALNNHSDISEATKQMVRAAAQEMGYFPNASARALKTSRSYNVGVLFVDRAGNGLMQDYFGSILNSFKDKVESEGYDLTFLNANRTNHRMTFLEHSRYRGLDGVVVANVDFNQEEVAELIRSEIPVVTIDHTYDSKPSVISDNIGGMRALVTYAAEMGHRRIAYITGGDQSPVTRNRIGSFYHTLESLQIPVREEYVTDGDYRNPERCCEVTKRLLDLPEPPTCILYPDDLAAIGGVNALKERGLSIPEDVSICGYDGIDIARMLEPKITTIEQDTASIGRIAAEKLIGMIEHPKTALIDRTVVEGRLLKGNSVRNLTRQE, from the coding sequence ATGAACTATATTGAGGCTGCGAAAACGATTAAGGAAACACAGAGAGACGGAAAGGAGGGCCCGGAGATGGTATCCATGCGGGATATTTCTCTTCGATGCGGCGTGTCTGTGGCGACCGTCAGCAAAGCCCTCAACAACCACAGTGACATCTCGGAAGCCACCAAGCAGATGGTGAGAGCGGCCGCGCAGGAGATGGGGTATTTCCCCAACGCTTCCGCAAGGGCGCTGAAGACCAGCCGGTCCTACAATGTCGGTGTTCTGTTCGTCGACCGGGCGGGCAACGGCCTGATGCAGGACTACTTCGGTTCGATCCTCAACAGCTTCAAGGACAAGGTGGAATCGGAAGGCTACGATCTTACGTTTCTCAACGCCAATCGGACGAACCACAGAATGACGTTTCTTGAGCACAGCCGCTACCGCGGTCTGGATGGTGTTGTGGTCGCCAACGTGGACTTCAATCAGGAGGAGGTCGCGGAGCTGATCCGGAGCGAGATCCCGGTGGTCACCATCGACCACACCTACGACAGCAAGCCGTCCGTTATCTCGGACAATATCGGAGGTATGCGGGCGCTGGTCACCTACGCGGCGGAGATGGGGCACCGGCGGATCGCCTACATCACCGGCGGCGATCAGTCCCCGGTCACGAGAAACCGGATCGGATCCTTCTATCACACGCTGGAAAGTCTTCAGATTCCGGTGCGGGAGGAGTATGTGACGGACGGTGACTACCGTAACCCGGAGCGCTGCTGCGAGGTCACGAAGCGGCTGCTGGATCTTCCGGAGCCGCCGACCTGTATCCTGTACCCGGATGATCTGGCCGCCATCGGGGGTGTCAACGCACTGAAGGAGAGGGGGCTTTCGATCCCTGAGGATGTTTCCATCTGCGGCTACGACGGCATCGATATCGCGAGAATGCTTGAGCCGAAGATCACCACGATCGAACAGGACACGGCGTCTATCGGACGGATCGCGGCTGAGAAGCTCATCGGGATGATCGAGCACCCGAAGACGGCGCTGATCGACCGGACCGTGGTGGAGGGGAGGCTGCTGAAGGGCAATTCCGTGAGGAATCTGACCCGGCAGGAGTAA